One window from the genome of Desulforamulus ruminis DSM 2154 encodes:
- a CDS encoding ClpP family protease — MPKRFQSDNPGIPYQPNTPNPIHPPGPVPIDPSTQPNPSTAPKRVAGQAKGTLENIRELGTPSVPEVKSNIHCVTIVGQIEGHIVLPGQNKTTKYEHVIPQLVAIEQADDIEGVVIILNTVGGDVEAGLAIAEVVATMTKPTVTLVLGGGHSIGVPIAVSGNYSFIAPTASMTIHPIRLNGLVIGVPQTYDYLDKMQDRVIRFVTEHSDVTEEKFRDLMFKTGELARDIGTVVIGKDAVEYGLINEVGGIGHALCKLKELIEERKNRGGCMPQ, encoded by the coding sequence GTGCCCAAACGTTTCCAAAGTGACAATCCGGGAATTCCCTATCAGCCCAACACCCCGAATCCAATACATCCGCCGGGTCCCGTCCCCATTGACCCTTCCACCCAGCCTAATCCCAGCACGGCTCCCAAAAGAGTGGCCGGGCAGGCCAAGGGAACACTGGAAAATATCCGGGAATTAGGAACGCCCAGTGTGCCGGAAGTAAAAAGCAATATTCATTGCGTTACCATTGTGGGTCAGATTGAAGGACACATTGTTTTACCGGGTCAAAACAAAACCACCAAATACGAGCATGTCATCCCTCAATTGGTGGCTATTGAACAGGCGGACGACATCGAAGGGGTTGTCATCATTTTAAATACCGTGGGCGGGGATGTTGAAGCAGGTCTGGCCATTGCCGAAGTGGTTGCCACCATGACCAAACCAACGGTGACCCTGGTTCTCGGAGGAGGTCACAGCATCGGAGTTCCCATTGCGGTCAGCGGAAATTATAGTTTTATTGCTCCCACCGCATCTATGACCATCCATCCCATCCGGCTGAACGGTTTGGTTATCGGCGTACCTCAGACCTATGACTATCTGGATAAAATGCAGGACCGGGTCATTCGGTTTGTAACGGAGCATTCCGATGTTACAGAAGAAAAATTCAGAGACTTAATGTTTAAAACCGGAGAATTAGCCAGGGATATCGGTACGGTGGTGATTGGCAAGGATGCCGTGGAATACGGCCTGATTAATGAAGTGGGCGGAATTGGCCATGCCTTGTGCAAATTGAAGGAACTTATCGAGGAAAGGAAAAACAGGGGAGGGTGTATGCCGCAATGA
- a CDS encoding YlzJ-like family protein gives MILWTVLPVEQVMEGFADDAYNRYETGEVAGIPVLFEKMDTGLKKIVRINSSDPAHYLNQKVFPGLITSGL, from the coding sequence ATGATCCTTTGGACCGTCCTTCCGGTTGAACAGGTGATGGAGGGGTTTGCCGATGATGCCTATAACCGCTATGAAACCGGAGAGGTGGCCGGAATCCCGGTTTTATTCGAGAAGATGGACACAGGGCTAAAAAAGATTGTCAGGATTAACAGCTCGGACCCTGCCCATTATTTAAATCAAAAGGTTTTTCCGGGATTAATAACCAGTGGGCTGTAA
- a CDS encoding spore coat protein, translating to MRGDQVTDKNLCMAMLNHLKWDAVCLTNKILECSDQSLRQDYINVLDRTFAEQKSLYDLANQHGWHQPMMANQNLVSQVQSDVQKLSSEQQQSMSTIHQQAQYQGIQNQQAGYQNQQSYSPVFYNQQQQSGGSFQQNY from the coding sequence ATGCGCGGTGACCAAGTAACCGATAAAAATTTATGTATGGCTATGCTGAATCACTTAAAATGGGATGCTGTTTGCCTGACCAATAAAATCCTGGAATGCAGCGACCAAAGTCTCCGTCAGGATTATATCAATGTATTGGATCGAACCTTTGCCGAACAAAAAAGTCTGTACGATTTAGCCAATCAGCACGGATGGCATCAACCCATGATGGCCAATCAGAATCTGGTGAGCCAGGTTCAGAGCGACGTGCAAAAGCTGAGCAGTGAACAACAGCAAAGTATGAGCACCATTCATCAGCAGGCACAATATCAAGGCATTCAAAACCAACAGGCCGGTTATCAAAACCAGCAATCCTATTCCCCGGTATTCTACAATCAACAACAGCAGTCCGGTGGGAGTTTCCAGCAAAACTATTAA
- a CDS encoding FtsK/SpoIIIE family DNA translocase, with translation MDLLKKLKDELKYEIFGIGLVSVAVLGLISFADTQLGMIGGFIGRVLKGLFGAFGGIVLMIFLGLFGIKLIVERNRTGVNIKVYGATLLFIITLTVLSLFTPVEGSFYEVLKGILDERTASEGGGLVGSLLAFLMLQSFGQAGTYILLTSGVVVGILLLTNISVSVLTKQSLSKTQGWAKGLGSRLNNFLFTEVEEEKGRSSRCPDEDTLPPGTVFINNGQDKVPFLNVEMDKAPEEELAFKVETAEINPDTCSGFQVSLEEPLPEPDEITSYTQMSLNDVASFKLPPLSLLSRPLRSSKNISTAKDITDNITKLEETLENFGIKAKVTQVSRGPAITRYEIQPPAGVKVSRIVSLADDIALAMAAPDVRIEAPIPGKAAVGIEVPNKEISMVNLRDLLESKEFTGSSSSLTVALGKDIAGAPILADLTKMPHLLIAGATGAGKSVCINTLISSILFKATPDEVKFLMVDPKMVELAVYNGIPHLVSPVVTNPKKAATTLRWAVREMEKRYELFAAAGVRDITRYNSLFNEKNTASGQKRLPLMVVIIDELADLMMVAPADVEDAICRLAQMARAAGIHLVVATQRPSVDVITGLIKANIPSRISFAVSSQVDSRTILDMAGAEKLLGKGDMLFFPVGAPKPLRVQGAYLSDREVEDVVSFLKHQAEPTYDESVAKEEPQEPVEEEVEDELLPEAVRILIETGHASISMLQRRLHIGYARAARLIDIMEKKGIVGGYEGSKPRAILMTMEQYQQVFKAK, from the coding sequence TTGGACTTACTTAAGAAATTAAAGGATGAATTAAAATACGAAATCTTTGGCATTGGTCTGGTCTCCGTGGCGGTACTGGGTCTGATTAGTTTTGCCGATACGCAGTTGGGCATGATCGGGGGCTTTATCGGGCGAGTGCTGAAAGGGCTGTTTGGAGCCTTCGGAGGCATTGTATTAATGATCTTTCTAGGGCTTTTTGGTATAAAATTAATTGTTGAGCGAAACCGGACCGGAGTGAATATTAAGGTGTATGGAGCTACTTTGTTGTTTATCATCACCTTGACGGTATTAAGCTTATTCACTCCTGTTGAAGGGTCCTTTTATGAGGTTTTAAAAGGAATCTTGGATGAAAGAACCGCCAGTGAAGGCGGCGGTTTAGTGGGTTCCCTGTTGGCCTTTTTAATGCTGCAATCCTTTGGACAGGCCGGGACTTACATTTTGCTGACCTCCGGTGTGGTGGTGGGTATCTTGCTGCTAACCAACATTTCGGTATCCGTTCTTACCAAACAATCCCTGTCCAAAACCCAAGGCTGGGCCAAGGGTTTAGGCAGCAGGCTGAATAACTTTCTTTTTACGGAAGTGGAGGAAGAGAAGGGCCGCTCCAGCCGGTGTCCTGATGAGGATACCCTGCCGCCGGGAACAGTATTTATTAACAACGGCCAGGACAAGGTGCCCTTTCTAAATGTGGAAATGGATAAAGCCCCGGAAGAGGAACTGGCGTTTAAGGTTGAAACCGCTGAAATAAACCCGGATACCTGCTCCGGGTTTCAGGTGTCCCTGGAGGAGCCCTTGCCGGAGCCGGATGAAATAACCAGCTACACGCAAATGTCTTTAAATGATGTGGCTTCCTTTAAATTACCGCCCTTGTCCCTGCTGTCAAGACCGCTGAGAAGCTCCAAGAATATTTCAACGGCCAAAGATATTACCGACAATATAACAAAGTTGGAAGAAACGCTGGAAAACTTCGGCATTAAGGCTAAAGTGACTCAGGTATCCAGAGGACCGGCCATTACCCGTTATGAAATTCAACCCCCTGCCGGGGTGAAGGTCAGCCGGATTGTAAGTCTGGCCGATGATATTGCTTTGGCCATGGCCGCCCCGGATGTCCGGATTGAGGCTCCGATACCCGGTAAGGCTGCGGTGGGCATTGAGGTGCCCAATAAAGAGATTTCCATGGTTAATCTTCGGGATTTATTGGAATCCAAAGAATTTACCGGTTCCAGCTCCAGCTTGACCGTAGCTCTGGGGAAAGATATTGCCGGGGCCCCTATTCTGGCGGACTTAACCAAAATGCCGCACCTTTTAATTGCGGGAGCCACAGGAGCCGGAAAAAGTGTTTGCATTAATACCCTGATTTCCAGCATCCTTTTTAAGGCCACTCCCGATGAAGTGAAATTTTTAATGGTGGACCCTAAAATGGTGGAACTGGCTGTTTACAATGGGATTCCCCACTTAGTGTCACCGGTTGTAACCAATCCCAAAAAGGCGGCCACTACCTTGCGCTGGGCGGTTCGGGAGATGGAGAAGCGTTATGAACTGTTTGCCGCTGCCGGGGTAAGGGATATTACCCGTTATAATAGTTTGTTTAACGAAAAAAATACCGCTTCGGGACAGAAACGTTTGCCCCTGATGGTCGTCATTATTGATGAGCTTGCGGATTTAATGATGGTAGCCCCGGCGGACGTGGAAGATGCTATCTGCCGTTTAGCCCAGATGGCCCGGGCTGCCGGCATTCATCTGGTGGTTGCCACCCAGCGGCCTTCGGTGGATGTGATCACCGGCTTAATTAAGGCCAATATTCCGTCCAGAATATCCTTTGCCGTTTCCTCTCAAGTGGATTCCAGAACCATTCTGGATATGGCCGGTGCTGAAAAGCTGCTGGGTAAGGGCGACATGCTGTTCTTTCCGGTGGGAGCTCCTAAACCTCTGAGAGTACAGGGCGCTTATCTATCGGATCGGGAAGTGGAGGATGTGGTGAGCTTCCTGAAGCATCAGGCCGAACCAACCTATGATGAGTCTGTGGCCAAAGAGGAACCTCAGGAGCCGGTGGAAGAGGAAGTGGAAGACGAGTTGCTGCCCGAAGCCGTGAGAATTTTGATTGAGACCGGACATGCCTCCATTTCCATGCTGCAGCGCCGTTTACACATTGGTTATGCCAGGGCGGCACGGCTCATTGATATTATGGAGAAAAAGGGAATTGTGGGGGGCTATGAGGGAAGTAAGCCCCGGGCCATCCTCATGACCATGGAACAATACCAACAAGTTTTTAAAGCCAAATAA
- the mnmH gene encoding tRNA 2-selenouridine(34) synthase MnmH, whose product MSRDISIGEALKVKNVCFIDVRSEGEFAEGSIPGAINIPLFNNEERARVGTTYKQIGTEAAKSLGLEIVGPKFSGLFNQIRSLSKDQNVVLYCWRGGMRSKYASAVLESLGVRIYRVQGGYKSFRRFVYQYLDREKIPHKSIVLHGLTGVGKTLILQKLQQLGYPVLDLEGAAKHRGSVYGKIGLLSSPSQKDFEAQIVENLSPAEAKGMILLECEGRRLGKLIVPPAVLASMERGYRVLLYAPLEVRVQRIIDEYTKGPNRNIEELQKSTLLLKKHLGKTVTEDLIQELSKKNFANVFAYLLTHYYDPLYKYPGGQSNEFDLSIDCSDLEKAANKIAQWVKSLPEYGVPVENGGDMNANRGNLEECTDGEGFFS is encoded by the coding sequence ATGTCAAGGGATATCAGCATTGGAGAAGCTCTAAAAGTAAAAAATGTCTGTTTTATTGATGTTCGTTCCGAGGGAGAATTTGCAGAAGGCTCCATACCAGGGGCAATCAACATTCCTTTATTTAACAATGAAGAAAGAGCTAGAGTAGGGACAACCTACAAACAAATAGGAACAGAAGCGGCAAAGTCCTTAGGTCTGGAAATTGTAGGGCCTAAATTCTCCGGGTTATTTAATCAAATTCGTTCTTTATCAAAGGATCAAAACGTCGTCCTGTATTGTTGGCGGGGGGGTATGCGAAGCAAGTATGCCTCAGCGGTTTTGGAATCCCTGGGTGTAAGAATATACCGGGTACAGGGAGGGTACAAATCCTTTCGCAGGTTTGTTTACCAATACCTGGACAGAGAGAAGATTCCTCACAAAAGCATTGTTCTGCACGGCCTAACCGGAGTAGGAAAAACGCTTATATTGCAAAAGCTTCAACAGTTAGGTTATCCTGTTTTGGATTTGGAGGGTGCTGCCAAACACCGAGGTTCCGTTTATGGAAAAATCGGTTTGTTGTCCTCACCTTCCCAAAAAGATTTTGAAGCGCAAATTGTGGAGAATTTAAGTCCAGCGGAAGCCAAGGGAATGATATTGCTTGAGTGTGAAGGCCGAAGGTTGGGTAAACTAATTGTGCCGCCAGCCGTTTTGGCCTCCATGGAAAGAGGATATCGGGTCTTATTATATGCTCCTCTGGAGGTACGGGTACAAAGAATTATTGATGAATACACCAAGGGTCCCAACCGCAACATCGAAGAATTGCAGAAATCTACCCTGCTATTAAAAAAACACCTTGGCAAAACGGTTACTGAAGATTTAATTCAAGAACTGAGTAAGAAAAATTTTGCCAACGTATTTGCTTACCTGCTCACCCATTATTATGACCCTCTTTATAAATACCCGGGCGGCCAAAGTAATGAATTCGACCTGTCCATTGATTGCAGTGATTTGGAAAAAGCAGCGAACAAGATTGCTCAATGGGTAAAGTCTCTACCGGAGTATGGTGTTCCAGTGGAAAACGGGGGTGATATGAATGCCAATAGGGGAAACCTTGAGGAATGCACGGATGGAGAAGGGTTTTTCTCTTGA
- a CDS encoding helix-turn-helix domain-containing protein — protein MEKGFSLEYLEEATKIRAKYLEALENERFDVLPGPVYAKAFLRTYAKFLNLDTEAIMQEFSVEGNEPVPDLIKDPQAEPEPGYTGGGKNLRYLVAGFAIIALLGVHFFYDAGRPEENKPNLPQTAQQQQQTQPENNTGAGNQPPQEQTVEGVRVTLKVMDGQSWMQIVADGNTVFSGTVSPGETKDFQAQEKIYLHVGNAGAVEVNVNGKDLGRLGQTGKVVRNTFYSGQEPEVNRG, from the coding sequence ATGGAGAAGGGTTTTTCTCTTGAATATCTTGAGGAAGCAACCAAGATCCGTGCTAAATATCTTGAAGCTCTAGAAAATGAAAGATTTGATGTGTTGCCCGGCCCGGTATATGCCAAGGCATTTTTACGGACCTATGCCAAGTTTTTAAATTTGGATACCGAAGCAATTATGCAGGAATTTTCTGTAGAAGGAAACGAGCCTGTGCCTGATTTGATCAAGGATCCTCAGGCAGAACCGGAACCTGGATACACCGGAGGCGGGAAAAACTTGAGGTATTTGGTGGCGGGCTTTGCCATCATTGCCCTGCTGGGAGTTCATTTCTTTTATGATGCGGGACGGCCGGAGGAAAACAAGCCCAATCTGCCACAGACAGCCCAGCAACAACAGCAAACTCAACCGGAAAATAATACCGGTGCCGGCAACCAGCCTCCCCAGGAGCAAACGGTTGAGGGAGTACGGGTAACCTTAAAGGTAATGGACGGACAAAGCTGGATGCAAATTGTGGCCGATGGAAATACGGTATTTTCAGGCACCGTTTCTCCCGGGGAAACCAAAGATTTTCAGGCCCAGGAAAAGATTTATCTGCATGTGGGGAATGCCGGGGCGGTGGAAGTGAATGTGAACGGGAAAGATCTGGGGCGTCTTGGACAAACCGGAAAAGTCGTTAGAAACACCTTCTATTCCGGTCAGGAACCGGAAGTGAACCGGGGATAA
- a CDS encoding glycosyltransferase, which produces MGADDFIWDIVTMFRRSRYRKQRLDLHKLDSLPPKLLAMVIAAWREDNVLGDVINNIIASTHYPKSMYHIFLGIYPNDAPTLAVANELAEKYENVHVIINEKNGPTSKAQNINYVIKQIKQFELERQWSFASITIHDSEDVVHPFELKVTNALLDKHPVLQFPVFPLIRMPKFRNFFKNITTGTYADEFAENHFITLVSRYHNGAFVPSAGTGFVLSKETIRAFGDEDILPKDSLTEDFRLSLTLFEKGIDVYYVLERVPRINDNNKLVDEFIATRSIFPNTFKQAVNQKARWILGITMQSFKLKDVFTTKGIRFVGRYSLYKDLKAKVVNLLVIVGYPVLIYFLVSLFIPLEPIYPMYFPSWYLSLAITVMMIERQLFRSVAIYNVYGMRSVFFACLFPPLLPIRLVWGNIINMTATVKAYKQRIFGNQTPKKKEEKKAAKVNTLAAGNKNNGKKQIKWDKTDHDFIGEQALKRFHRKLGDVLLEKGYVTTEQLKYALDVCLRAQNDEKQTIGNYLLEQNIITEEQLLDALSHVKHIQYLNILTLKNYRLWQFASVFDEKLLRSLLVVPLLKTKSGYVFAFCDNSPIDAQTILRNKYDITVKAVFVSQNFIMEGLDKMFASYGFQSNEQGDSVLDELYTSGIINYEQLIIAHNYITTQNISESQMLQYMGLLGLERLVHVKEIAAGKEMVVR; this is translated from the coding sequence ATGGGTGCAGATGATTTTATTTGGGACATTGTTACGATGTTTAGGCGTTCGCGCTATCGAAAACAGCGATTGGATTTACATAAATTGGATTCGCTTCCTCCTAAATTATTAGCAATGGTGATTGCCGCTTGGCGTGAGGATAATGTACTTGGCGATGTAATCAACAATATCATTGCCTCAACACATTACCCTAAGTCCATGTATCATATTTTTCTTGGTATTTATCCGAACGATGCGCCTACTTTGGCTGTCGCCAATGAACTTGCGGAGAAGTATGAGAATGTACATGTGATTATCAATGAGAAGAACGGGCCTACATCGAAGGCACAGAATATCAACTATGTTATTAAACAAATTAAGCAGTTTGAACTGGAGCGTCAATGGAGTTTCGCATCTATCACAATCCATGACTCAGAAGACGTCGTTCATCCTTTTGAGTTAAAGGTAACAAATGCCCTTTTGGATAAACATCCGGTGCTGCAATTTCCTGTCTTTCCTCTTATACGAATGCCAAAATTCCGGAACTTTTTCAAGAACATTACGACAGGCACCTATGCGGATGAATTTGCGGAGAATCATTTTATCACATTGGTAAGCCGCTATCATAACGGGGCATTTGTTCCCTCGGCAGGAACAGGGTTTGTTTTGTCAAAGGAAACCATTCGCGCTTTTGGTGATGAAGATATTTTGCCAAAAGACAGCCTAACAGAAGATTTCCGTCTTTCACTGACTCTTTTCGAAAAAGGAATTGATGTGTACTATGTTTTGGAACGTGTTCCCCGAATCAACGATAATAATAAATTGGTAGATGAGTTCATCGCAACCCGATCCATTTTTCCTAATACTTTTAAGCAAGCGGTAAATCAAAAAGCGCGGTGGATTTTGGGCATCACAATGCAATCATTTAAATTGAAGGATGTTTTCACCACCAAAGGTATCCGCTTTGTAGGGCGCTATTCGCTTTATAAAGACTTGAAAGCAAAAGTTGTTAATCTGTTGGTAATCGTCGGATATCCTGTACTTATCTATTTTCTTGTTTCGTTGTTTATTCCACTGGAACCCATATACCCCATGTACTTCCCATCTTGGTATTTAAGTCTGGCGATTACAGTCATGATGATTGAACGGCAACTGTTCCGAAGCGTCGCTATATACAATGTGTATGGTATGAGAAGCGTCTTTTTTGCCTGCTTGTTTCCGCCTCTGTTACCGATCAGGCTGGTTTGGGGAAATATCATTAACATGACCGCCACTGTCAAAGCATATAAGCAGAGAATTTTCGGCAATCAGACGCCGAAAAAGAAGGAAGAAAAGAAAGCGGCAAAAGTAAATACGCTCGCTGCCGGTAACAAAAATAATGGAAAAAAACAGATCAAGTGGGATAAAACGGACCATGATTTTATTGGAGAGCAGGCGCTAAAACGCTTCCATAGAAAATTGGGTGATGTGCTGCTGGAAAAGGGCTATGTGACCACTGAACAGCTCAAGTATGCTTTGGACGTATGCCTGCGTGCACAAAATGATGAAAAGCAGACCATTGGCAATTATCTTTTAGAGCAAAATATTATTACAGAAGAACAGTTGCTCGATGCGCTGTCGCATGTTAAGCATATCCAGTATCTCAATATTTTGACTTTGAAAAACTATCGGCTTTGGCAATTTGCTTCTGTATTCGACGAAAAATTACTTCGTTCACTGCTCGTTGTCCCTCTTTTAAAAACAAAATCAGGGTATGTATTCGCGTTTTGTGACAACAGCCCGATTGATGCGCAAACCATTTTGCGAAACAAATATGATATCACTGTCAAGGCAGTTTTCGTGTCACAAAACTTCATTATGGAAGGTTTGGACAAGATGTTTGCTTCATACGGCTTCCAAAGCAATGAGCAGGGAGACTCTGTGCTGGATGAACTATATACCAGCGGCATTATTAACTACGAACAACTTATCATAGCTCACAATTACATAACAACCCAAAATATATCCGAAAGTCAGATGCTGCAATATATGGGGTTGCTGGGATTGGAAAGGCTCGTTCACGTAAAGGAAATAGCAGCCGGAAAGGAAATGGTAGTACGATAA
- a CDS encoding IS3 family transposase — MDYYNNHRSKAKLKGLPPALYRQQALSAA; from the coding sequence ATGGATTACTACAATAACCACCGGAGCAAGGCAAAGCTTAAGGGCTTGCCGCCTGCACTTTACAGACAGCAAGCCCTCTCGGCTGCTTAA
- a CDS encoding DNA-processing protein DprA has translation MMIFHCSGLFPENKKVIAIVGPRRPPLEDPSSIQHLRDCHMAYTLARQAAKKGLVVLSGLATGIDTAAHNGCLDEGGITVAVVPFGLSAPVYPPENKDLAVKIMQRGGCLLSPFKSGQSTAKWTFVVRDKVQAMLSSKVLVVGTFPPDGIITGGTRHCARWARNLGKPLYHYLEMNGFYLVRKDCEILTKD, from the coding sequence ATGATGATTTTCCACTGCAGCGGTCTGTTTCCGGAAAACAAAAAGGTTATCGCCATTGTGGGCCCCCGCAGGCCGCCCTTGGAAGATCCTTCTTCCATCCAGCACCTGCGGGACTGCCATATGGCCTATACTTTAGCCCGCCAGGCAGCAAAAAAAGGGCTGGTGGTCCTATCAGGCCTGGCCACCGGCATTGACACCGCCGCCCATAACGGCTGTCTGGATGAAGGAGGCATTACCGTAGCCGTAGTGCCCTTTGGGCTTTCAGCCCCGGTTTATCCCCCGGAGAATAAAGATCTGGCTGTAAAGATCATGCAAAGGGGAGGCTGCTTGTTAAGTCCCTTTAAATCCGGACAATCGACTGCCAAATGGACCTTTGTGGTCCGGGACAAAGTTCAGGCCATGCTGTCCAGTAAAGTATTGGTAGTAGGAACCTTTCCTCCCGACGGCATCATCACAGGCGGCACAAGGCACTGTGCCCGGTGGGCGCGGAATCTGGGAAAGCCCCTATATCATTACCTTGAAATGAACGGCTTCTATCTGGTTCGCAAAGATTGTGAAATTTTAACCAAAGACTAA
- a CDS encoding YajQ family cyclic di-GMP-binding protein, whose translation MAKDNSFDIVSKVDMPEVLNAVNQANREIETRFDFKGSKSKIIFEGKPEITLISDDDFKLRNVIDILESKLVKRGVNLKSLRYGKIEAAAGDTVRQTASLVQGIEQDLAKKIVKAIKDSKIKVQASVQGDQVRISGKNRDDLQAVIKLVKEMDLPIPVEFDNFRTF comes from the coding sequence ATGGCGAAAGATAACAGCTTCGATATTGTTAGTAAGGTGGACATGCCGGAAGTATTGAATGCGGTCAATCAGGCCAACCGGGAAATCGAAACCCGTTTTGACTTTAAAGGAAGTAAAAGTAAAATTATTTTTGAAGGAAAACCCGAGATTACGCTGATCAGTGATGATGATTTCAAACTTCGCAACGTAATTGATATACTGGAAAGCAAACTGGTTAAAAGGGGTGTTAACCTTAAATCCCTGCGCTATGGAAAAATAGAAGCGGCCGCAGGGGATACCGTCCGGCAAACGGCATCCCTGGTTCAGGGCATTGAACAGGATTTGGCCAAAAAAATCGTAAAAGCCATAAAAGACAGCAAGATCAAAGTCCAGGCTTCGGTTCAGGGGGATCAAGTACGCATTAGCGGAAAAAACAGGGATGATTTACAAGCGGTCATAAAACTGGTGAAGGAGATGGATTTACCCATTCCGGTTGAATTTGATAACTTCAGGACATTCTAA
- the rimO gene encoding 30S ribosomal protein S12 methylthiotransferase RimO produces the protein MSTSVAFVSLGCPKNLVDSEVMLGLLKNANFDIICNEAKAEVCIVNTCGFIESAKEESIRQILQLAQNKATGRCRALIVAGCLSQRYSKELLEEMPEIDALVGPGRIEEIVPIVNEVLAGKKRTCHINEPLYLYDENSPRLLSTPAYTAYVKIAEGCDNRCAYCAIPDIRGHFRSRSLESIEAEVIRLVREGAKEIILIAQDTTRYGQDLYGEYSLHRLLKRLAPISGLRWIRLMYCYPNRFTEELIETLAKQKNLCKYIDLPLQHANDTILRTMGRPVTQQQARELIGQLRDKIPGLVLRTSFIVGFPGETEEQFQELLDFMREIKFDRAGVFTYSQEEGTPAAGMPGQIPEEVKQDRYHRAMALQQEIAREQNRQRIGQVLEILVEEIVDSGKNIYAGRSSLDAPEIDGTVEFVSPRPLKPGDMVMVKMNRAMEYDLMGELTQ, from the coding sequence ATGTCAACCAGTGTTGCTTTTGTCAGCTTAGGGTGTCCCAAAAATTTGGTAGATTCAGAAGTTATGTTGGGTCTTTTAAAAAATGCAAATTTTGATATAATTTGTAACGAAGCCAAGGCAGAGGTGTGTATTGTAAATACCTGCGGGTTTATTGAATCGGCCAAGGAAGAGTCCATCCGGCAAATTCTTCAGTTAGCTCAAAATAAAGCTACCGGCCGGTGTCGGGCTCTGATCGTGGCCGGTTGTCTGTCCCAGCGATATTCTAAAGAATTGCTGGAGGAAATGCCGGAAATTGATGCTTTGGTAGGCCCCGGCCGCATTGAGGAGATTGTGCCCATTGTCAATGAGGTTTTAGCCGGTAAAAAAAGAACCTGCCATATCAACGAGCCCCTATATCTATATGATGAAAACAGTCCCCGATTATTGAGTACCCCGGCTTATACGGCTTATGTTAAGATCGCTGAAGGCTGTGACAATCGTTGTGCCTATTGCGCCATTCCGGATATCCGGGGACACTTTCGCAGCCGTTCCCTGGAATCCATTGAAGCGGAAGTCATCAGGCTGGTCCGTGAAGGGGCCAAGGAAATTATTTTGATTGCTCAGGACACTACCCGCTATGGTCAGGATTTATACGGGGAGTACTCCCTGCACCGGCTGCTGAAGCGTTTGGCGCCCATTTCCGGCCTCCGTTGGATACGACTGATGTATTGTTATCCCAACCGGTTTACAGAGGAATTAATTGAGACTCTGGCCAAGCAGAAAAACCTTTGCAAATATATTGACTTACCTTTGCAGCATGCCAATGATACCATTTTGCGGACCATGGGAAGGCCGGTAACTCAGCAGCAGGCTCGGGAGCTAATTGGTCAATTGCGAGATAAAATTCCGGGTTTGGTTTTAAGAACCTCTTTTATAGTGGGTTTTCCTGGAGAAACGGAAGAACAATTCCAGGAACTTTTAGATTTTATGCGGGAGATAAAATTTGATCGTGCCGGTGTGTTTACTTATTCCCAGGAGGAAGGAACCCCTGCGGCCGGTATGCCCGGTCAAATCCCCGAGGAAGTCAAGCAAGATCGTTATCACCGGGCCATGGCTCTGCAACAGGAGATTGCTCGAGAGCAAAACCGGCAGCGCATTGGCCAGGTATTGGAGATACTGGTAGAGGAAATTGTTGATTCAGGAAAAAATATCTATGCCGGTCGCTCCTCCCTTGATGCTCCTGAAATTGACGGAACCGTGGAATTTGTTAGTCCCAGGCCATTAAAACCCGGAGATATGGTAATGGTTAAAATGAATCGGGCTATGGAGTATGATTTGATGGGAGAGTTGACCCAATGA